Part of the Bicyclus anynana chromosome 3, ilBicAnyn1.1, whole genome shotgun sequence genome is shown below.
TATTAAATGTACTGTCCTCTAGTtacaattttaatcaaaataaagtaaaatgtataaaatggcCGACTATGGCCGATTCTCGTATCTCCAGTGTTGCAAGCATGCACAAAGTCATAGCAACACTGTTACTCTCACTGCATTTTCAAGTGTCAACAAATCAGCTGTCATGTTAAATGTCATCCTGTCGGACTCGGaatcagggttcccaacttaggggtattccccccagatttagggggcaaataagtgaaatgggatttttttaggggtctgaaatttttaggggtaatttcagggatttttttgactctttaatatttttaaattgatgataattttaatatttttttcttgacctagcgacttataacgacatctAATACGTTATTCTGCAACCAATCTGAGGCAACTGTCGGCAAttttcatagaataaaaaaaaattgttaaatttattcattgtcatcatgtatgatttcaaaaaatctgaatcctcagataaatacgtaatattttgtctgtattaaatatagacttttgaaacatattacagcatattatttctaaattattatgaatttatattttttagggggacaactcaataattaaggcgattttaggggtttttgacacaaacttcagggataaatattttggagagttggttaCACTGCTCGGAATAGACATCAACCAAAATCAATTTTCCAatacaaacattattattaatttattagctaaagatttctttaattaattagtgtTGTGTATGACAAGTATGAATATGAGCGGAATATATTTGTGGACACTTGTGAACGAAACGTTGTTTGTGCAAATAATTAAATTCCTTTAATGGTCATCATGATCCGCCTAGTTCTAATAAACCGATGAGAAAGTGTTCTTAAAATGAGTCAACACAAGTTCTGGAAAGGAATAAAAACGCTGAATGTATCCCCTTCGCAACAAGTACCTGACAAGATCGTTAAACTCTGTTCATTGGGCGCTGATTTCATTGTTCTAGGTAACGACCATGGCCTCTATTACTGCGAAATAAAAGATgataacttaaattttaagaaagTCTCAGGTATTTCCGCTATCGACATATCCCACCACAATGATATCACTTATATTATAGATGTACATGGCCGTATATACAAGACAAATactaattttaagaacaagGAAGAAATTGTAGTGAAAGAAGAATCAAAATGTTGTCCCCATGGTTTCAAAAGTGCCAgcaataaagttaaatttagaAATGTAGTTACAAGTGATTTTGGGCAGCTCTTCATAAGTATCGATGGACACCTCTGGGGTTCAGGTGCTATGCCTCAAATAGCATTAGATACTGGTAGTGTTAAAAAAGTACCATTTTTTGAGGGTAGAACAGTGTACAGTGCTTCCGTGGGTCAGAATTTTGCTGCTGTGATAGCACGGAAAAATGTTAAACAGTCTAGTAATTGTGATACAGACagtgaaaatgatgatgaagaggtGTTTGCTTCAAACTGTTCACAATGTCAAACTATTATAGGACTAGCTTCACCCGCTTCAGTTCCATCATTATCTGAAACCTGCCCATTGGGGGTCCATATAAGTAAGTCCAGTGAAGATTCAAGCAGTACAACAGCGCCTCAAACTGATGTCCATGTTGATGCACAGAGCTTTACAGAAGATTCCAGCCCCTCATCTGAAGAATCTAAAGTTGCAAAATGTGATACCATGCAAAATGTAAATAGTAATTTAGAAATAGATGATTTACAAGAAAATGATTATGTTGATGAAACTACAGACAATATTGAAACACCTAATGCTAATGCAGAGAaaatcaataatatatttataaatactgaTGCTGCCCGACAATTCTTAAGTAGGCAGCTATCATGGGTATCTGTGGGTGAAGATTATTTAGTAGAATATACAGAAAAACCTACAagaattataaaagaaaatgtttctaatttaacaaattttgtatatgaagGTGTCAAAACTGTTGGGGATAAAGTAGCTACACTATCAAGGCATGTTAGTGGAAGtagtgataataatgatatagtAGAACTTCCAAACCGCAATTTTATTGAAGAAATTAGTTCTCTTATGTATAGTTGCAATTCTAATAAGTTTGAAGATCTACAATTCTCAACAAGCACAATTAGTAGTGAAAAAGATTTTGAAGTAGTAAGAAAAAATGATAACCTAAAGAACATGTCTAAACtcggaaaaaatatattagctaCTGAGCTGTGGACATGGGGAGATATATCACATGGACAGTTGGGAATCGGTGATACAGTGAAGAGAGTAAAACCTATGATAGTCATGAGTCTATCTGGATTTGGGTTACAAAAAGTATCTTGTGGTAAATGGCATTGTGCTGCTTTAACTTTAGATGGTAGACTCTTTATGTGGGGCTATAATCACTTCAATCAAGTGAGTTTTGAATCCAGAGAGGATAAAAGTAGTCCAAAGCAATTTACAGAAAATTCTGACAGTGACAGAGTTAGAGATATGATAGCAACAGACAACCACACACTTGCATACACtcataatgaaaatatttattatatgggTAAACACACTGATGGATTCACAGAAGCTGTGATTAATTTGAATGAAAAGAATGATGAAAATacgaattcaaaaaataatagtttaccCATAAACTGCAATGAGTCTCAAAGTCACAGTAAGTCTGAAAACCTTTGCTATCATTGGAGAGTACTGTCTTCTGGTACTATTAGTTATTGTTCTGTAGAAGAATCTACAATTTGTCCAGAATTCCAAAATTTGTCCATTGCTCAACGGTATCTTGAAGAATTGCTTTTAATATATCATTCACTAGTTAAGCCTTTTCTGAAAAAAAGTAAAGCTATAACTTCACATTCCAATGTATATGAAATTGTTTGTGATATATTTGGTGACATATTAAATATAACTGCTTTAAATGTTTTATCAACTTGGCAATATGCTGAAAAGCATGTAAATGAATGTGATATTTCTATGATTAAAAATTTagaagagtttatttttttgtatcaaaagtATTATGTAGCTATAAGTAATTTGATTGTTATTGGAGGATTTGCTCATATCAACAATATTGTTGATGTTCCATCAagtatctataatttatttagtgaTCAACTACCAACAAATAAgcagaaatataataaaaaaactttagaaACTTTGGTAGGTTTGGCTTTTGTACAGCCTTTAACTAGATTAAGTTCATACAAGTGCATTGCACAATCCCTACTACGAcgcaaaattaaaaggaaaaaaggTGATGCTAAATATAACATTGATGATCAAATCAACAGAGTTGTGTCATCGTTAGATGCATTAATTGACGAGcaagagaaaaaaagaaaagaagcaGATGTTACAAAAGTTTTCTGGGAGACAATAGGGAAAAGTTTAGATCAGTATAGGACACCTGAAAGACGTTTAATTAGAGACTCTAAATCTCGGCCACTAAATTTGGTAAATCCTGGGAGATTCAGTAGCCACTGGTTCATTCTTTTTAATGATTTGTTTGTCCATATTAGTGGGAGTACACCATCTGTCCATTCTTTGGAAATATTATGGGTTGAAGCCATTTCTAACACTGACTCCCTACAAAACGTAATACAGCTCACAACTCCAGAAGAAGTTATTTCTGTAACCACAACTTCAGAAGAGGAGAAGACTGAATGGATCCATATCCTTAACACATCTGTTAAAACAGCATTAAACAAAGATTCGGCATATAAACCTCCAGCTATAAGAACAGCTTCTTATACTTTTTCGTCCAAACATTCATTCTATAAAGATGCCAAATACACAGGAAGATGGCTAGATGGTAAGGTGCATGGCAATGGAAAAGTTGAATGGCCAGATGGAAAGTTATATGTCGGACAGTTTCAGTTGAACACACTATGTGGACATGGAAAAATGGAAATTCCTGGAGTAGGTAAGTTAAATGATCTAACTATGTACATAAACATgagatttattgaaaaattttgcAATAAATGCAATTTTATTGTTGTATTCAGGATTATATGAAGGACAATGGAAAGATAATCTTCAAAATGGTTTTGGCATTATGAAATATACTTCAGGAGACATTTATGAAGGATATTTTAAAGATGGCCAACCCCATGGTCACGGAATTAAGAAGCAGGGCGATTTCACTACATCTACGGCAACTATATACACAGGGGAATGGATCAATGGGGCAAGACAAGGTTATGGTGTAATGGACGACATTGGTAAAGGAGAGAAGTATCTTGGTAACTGGGGTGACAACAAAAAGCATGGATGCGGACTTATAGTTACATTAGACGGAATCTACTATGAAGGCCTGTTTACTCAAGATGTTTTGACTGTAAGTAACTGATGCACAATAATAGAGTAAACAGAttattactaaattaattttgtgaaaaCTATTGtgccaataataattttcaGGGACATGGTGTGATGGTCTTTGAAGATGGTACACATTACGAAGGAGAGTTTAGATCTGCAGGAGTGTTTTCAGGAAAGGGTGTTCTGACATTTTCAAGTGGCGATAAAGTGGAGGGTTCCTTGAGTGGACACTGGACCGACggtataaaaatatctaatggAGTTATGCATTTAAATGTGTCTGATCCAGCACTCTGTGCTAATTCAAAACCTAAGTATGTATTGATAGTCCTTGAAAGCTAGCTTTTTAAGTAATTTCGTGACCACTaatgaaactatttatttcagttCTTTTGGCAAATTAAGCGTGGTACCAAATCAGAAATGGAACGCATTATTTCGTCAATGCTTTCAAAGCATGGGAGTCTCCGATACCGCCTTAACACCGACTGGTAATCACTTTATCAACGGCCCGTCAGATGATAACACGAAGATTTGGCAAAACGTTGCAGTGGCTATATCTTGCTCTCATAAAGATAAGCACGCCAAACCTGCAAAGAAGTCAAATGGTTCAGATATAGAGAAATCGGTGGATTGCTTAGAAGTCATACCACAGTTTGGGCAAAAAACTCTGACTTTGAACGACTACACTGAACTGAAACAGTATTTGTTCAATGTAAGAAAACaaatgagtatttttttttaattttttggtaaTTGAAAGTCCTTTTCGTTAGGTGAACCATTATGGCTTTCATACcggttatatttttacattttaaagattAGACCACTGGCCTGTATTTAAGTAATAACTAGACATTGCTTCTTCCATAATTTGTGGAAcccatttttgttaattttttgcgACTTAGGAAGCAAGCAAAGCAACCCGGCATTTAGTGGCTTAGCACTAATCTTTTGGCCACGCGTGGATGGACAGTTTACGATCCGTAAACTATCCACGTCCGATTAGTCCGCGGCTTCTTCGTACTTCATTACGATAGATGTAATGAATTTACCagcattttaaaattagttgtTCTAATATTCAGGCTTGTGAATCGACACATCACCCCCTTGGACAATTGGTTCTAAGTCTGACCAATGCTTTCAACACTACATACGGAGGCGTCAGGGTGCATCCCTTACTACTGAGCCATGCTGTCAAAGAACTGAAGAGCATCACAACAAGATTGTACCAGGTGGTTCAACTCCTGTTCCCAGCCTTGCCGCCCGAAGGCAATGACGTGGTGTTGCCATATAAATCGGAAAATGAATCTGAGGACAATGACGATAGCAATCCTATTGATGGGTaagttttcatcatcatattaatcttaataaatgcgaaaggtcattcattacGATGTCACCACTTGACGTATAAAGTTGAAATATGGCAGGGTAGTAGTTCGtaggtagtagacgtccactaagaacggattttgcgagagggccggattaaggagatctaagggcgaataaagttgcgagcgtccgctagttgctaAATATTAGGTATTTCCCCTAAAAACTATCCATGAAATGAACTCATCGTTATCTGTTTCGTAGTATGGGATCTACTAACGTAGCATGCGTCCGATGCGTGGGTGGATAGATTATTCTTATgtaaactaaatattataaattcgaatgtgagtttgttggtTACTATTTCCTTCATTATATAACCAGGTGATCATACAATTTTGCACACATTATTAAGGGTACAGGAAAGTAGGTTCAGGTACCataaaaattgtacataaaGCATAAACTTTTAGACTATCtgacttcgttcgtaacactcccgatacgGGAGCGAGCCGGGGGACGTGCAGCGATGAATGAgaaacccacgactgacgcacctcacttccccgcacgcgcGATTTTACGCCCgcgtagtctttccccccgtcgcccgcatatcatgggagtgtcatcaacgaacttgccagactatatataGATACAATGGGTTGACATATTCCatatatataaagctaaaaaaGCCTCAGTCTAGAACTATAGGAAAATGATGGCATTCAATCAAATTTGCCGTCTTTTCAAGCGTTGAATCGCCTATGGTAGGTATTAACTGACAGCCAGGTGATTCAGATGGTTTCTGAGTATGGCTTTGTACTTGATGTTACtggttttttatttcttctttcactgttggcatTTCTAGATGTTCGTGAATTTCCTTTTTCCATGAGAAACCAGGGCGCGTTCGACACTTGTTTCAATATGTAATTTTGCGCTCTTTGTTTAATGCTAATGTTGGAGTAGAATGCTGATCCCCACAATTGGACTACATACATCCATACTGGTTTAATTAGTAGCTGTGTAGCTAAAGCCCTTTATGTTCTATGCGACCACAAACACAGTGACGCGAGATTCTATATTGGATTGTTGAAATGTTTCACAGCGAAGTAGTATCAGCCGCCTCACTGCTACAGCCGACGCTGCTGCCGCGAGTGCACCCCGCCCTGTTCGTGTTGTACGCTCTACACAACAAGAGGGAGGACGACCTGTACTGGAGGAGGCTCTTGAAGTGGAACCGACAGCCCGATACCACGCTTATGGCTTTCCTGGGGATAGATCAGTGAGTACAAATATGCCATCTTTACTGTTATCACATGAAGAGAGTAGATAATCAAGGTCACACGTTTTGGAAAGCCAGAGAAACTCAAATCAGCAAAAGTTGGTAGTGGAGCTTACTTTAAAGTCAAAGAGGAAATGATGTTTTCTCCGAGTATCGTAAAATGAAGGATTGTAATATGATTACAGCATACCCTTTCTCCTTAATtagacctttaatacaaaagtgCAGTTTATGGATTGGTGAGATTTTTTAGGTCGAAGTTTTTTTGGTCTTAGTTAACTACTTTTTAGTATTCTTTGGAATAATGGGGTGACGGAGTGTAGTACtgctacataatataaattaattattacgaaaTAGTTTTTTAGGAATGGCCAGGCAATTGAAAAAATTGTCAGGCAACGTCTGCGAGAAAtcagatttttttatagatatgtaATAGAGAACACCCAGGTAAAGTCAAATTCGTAACTTGAAGTTAATGCTTTTAATctttagaaaaattttaaaacctaCATGAGCTGATAGGTAATGTGACACATTATGATTGTATAGTAAGacaaattatttagtttaactTATCTTATTTGGCATAACTGACTTATATCAATGTTATCCTTTTTATCTTTGACAGATTTATGCTTGGTTAAGATTTCTTTTGATAGCATTAGATAATACCTGCGGTTCGCacaatgttatatttaatttattaaaaaaaataagaactaGTAAGATAAGATATGTTAACTTCACAAAATTTGATCTTCCGTGTTTTCACGATCTGTAACGAATTCAAATTACCTATCGATCTTCTATCGTACCAATAAAATGTTAAGTAAACATCCAGACAACAAAATTTCAAGTATCAAAAAAACAATTAGATTGACAGAGACAATGATAAGTAAATTAGCTCTCCACCTTTTTTTTTAACCTCATTTAtactatttttgatatttcACAACTCAAACCTTCTATTTTATTGTTTCTAGAAAATTCTGGACCACATCGAGCGCCAACCCTCAAACGTCTCCAACATTTTCACCAATGAAAGAACAACTGTTCCACGAGGCGGTGGAAACGCTGCAGCAACTGAAGACAACGTTCTCACCCATCGAGAAGCTGCTGGTGATTCGCAGCACGTTTCAGAAGATGACTACGGCTGTGCAGCAAGAATTAGGTGAGAATATATTTGTTCTGTTCTCCTTTCCTTAACTCTTGTTCCTCCttctttctaccacagaacagaacaGAACAGAAGAGGAGTTTGTCAGGAatccgcaaatctgaccctttaaatccctgtagctcggaaagtaatgatcgcagataccctgttacttttacaaaatcactttactattagcatacttctaatttgtatacaatttaaaaaaaaactgtcatcatctctaaTATTACCATAATCCCGTTAACCCGTATTGGACTGTGGTGGGTTTAGACTCAACACGctgcttataggagaggggatatagaagATAGGGAGGATGGCTTGGCCCTGTATTGGGCCGTAAAAATagggaaataataattataatatatgtcaTGTGCTGTCATGTGATGGACTGCTGAACACTGttggacgtaggcctcttgtGGGGACATCCAAGTAGAGATCTTGAGCCACCAGTATCCATCGGCTCCGTGTTACCCACTTTGTGTGTAAAGTATAAGAAAATTTCCATTTGTttactaaattatttgtttacttaatCAAGGATTTGTTTATTAAACTGAGCAGCCTGTTGTGTTTTTAATAACTACTTAACCTTCATAAGGGAAATCATTTAATGTTTACATATGCGAACTAAAATTAAATCGTCTGACTTATATGTTGATGCTCTgataaatttcataattatgaaGGACAGAGGAAGCgacatactttttattttgcaaGGTTAATAATGCTGTTTTATCTAAAGTCGAGGTCTTATAGTTGTTCCTCTCTTTTCTTGTTTCCACCTGTTCAAACAATATTCTGGTATTTCTTCAGCTCtacatatacaaatacatatcaAAAGGCCATTTGAcccatgccaaatttcaatatgatactttattttcaattatgtaCATTGATTGCCTTAatgtaatacctacctaaatcgGAACCTTGTCTTTATTTCTTGTTTGCGAATTGCCCATTAGCAATTTTATGCCAAAATTCCTTGAGACGAAAACAATGTGTCTGGGTATAACAACAAAGTTCCACAATTATTTCTGCTAAAAAAGAGAAGTTGActtatatcaatattaatttcccATACTACATGGAAtaggggtccgaaatatatcgatactaattaataaaagttaaggatttcttataaaacttaattaatgtatttaatttaaatcatgtattttttaaaatattccaaACGTCGAAAaagctgtcgtccattttgtgacgtcacaatgttacttgttagtgttactaaacgtcaaactagttgataactaatatttttgtcaaacactccgatTGAAAGAGAAACAGTCGAAATATAGACCgacatcatggccgacaggcgttttggctcgtattgtcaaaagcatatttaaaaactaaaattttcacatccaaaaaaataattcaatcttTAATGAACTGTTGAAGACCATAAAAAAAGAAGTGTCAGGTCAGGTCTATTATTGCTGAACACTGACACTTGAATGATAAGTGATAAGTAAtgatcaattgtaaattacaatactgtatattttttttaaaaagagcaactgttgagtttcttgccggtttcttctcaacagaacctgccttccgaaccggtggtagaatctttacaaatagtcaactgacgtatcaaaagtgcttgtaaactgagcctacttgaaataaatgaattttgattttttttattgagaaagaatacaataaggaacttaagctaacttatcctaataactataacttctggtgacagaagggctggctcattttttgcgcaaaggatcagcctggctgtccagcgcagaaatgcagccagtattcttgccaccattccacgtgggcatgatttgtattgaattttgaataaatccACAGGTCACCACTACCTCTGGAGTATGGACGAGTTGTTCCCAGTGTTCCACTTCGTCGTGGTCCGCGCCAGAATCTTACAGCTGGGCTCGGAGATACACTTCGTCGAGGATTTCCTGGAGCCCGGCATGCAGCATGGAGAATTGGGACTTATGTTTACTACTTTAAAGGTAAATTTGTATCTACTCTACTAATATTAGTCCTTTTGTAGAAAAGAAaagtttttcaaaagaaaataacgaAACTCTTTTAAGATTTCTTTGTTGTccgcatcgatctcctattaaaaagtggatgcacaatcagcgaccaaaaaattgatttgattttattgaatattagacagttagactatatttaaaggcctttaggtataattttcttaaccaataattctaaaactgtcaaatcAAAATTGGcgagtttttaagtaaaattt
Proteins encoded:
- the LOC112053875 gene encoding alsin; the encoded protein is MSQHKFWKGIKTLNVSPSQQVPDKIVKLCSLGADFIVLGNDHGLYYCEIKDDNLNFKKVSGISAIDISHHNDITYIIDVHGRIYKTNTNFKNKEEIVVKEESKCCPHGFKSASNKVKFRNVVTSDFGQLFISIDGHLWGSGAMPQIALDTGSVKKVPFFEGRTVYSASVGQNFAAVIARKNVKQSSNCDTDSENDDEEVFASNCSQCQTIIGLASPASVPSLSETCPLGVHISKSSEDSSSTTAPQTDVHVDAQSFTEDSSPSSEESKVAKCDTMQNVNSNLEIDDLQENDYVDETTDNIETPNANAEKINNIFINTDAARQFLSRQLSWVSVGEDYLVEYTEKPTRIIKENVSNLTNFVYEGVKTVGDKVATLSRHVSGSSDNNDIVELPNRNFIEEISSLMYSCNSNKFEDLQFSTSTISSEKDFEVVRKNDNLKNMSKLGKNILATELWTWGDISHGQLGIGDTVKRVKPMIVMSLSGFGLQKVSCGKWHCAALTLDGRLFMWGYNHFNQVSFESREDKSSPKQFTENSDSDRVRDMIATDNHTLAYTHNENIYYMGKHTDGFTEAVINLNEKNDENTNSKNNSLPINCNESQSHSKSENLCYHWRVLSSGTISYCSVEESTICPEFQNLSIAQRYLEELLLIYHSLVKPFLKKSKAITSHSNVYEIVCDIFGDILNITALNVLSTWQYAEKHVNECDISMIKNLEEFIFLYQKYYVAISNLIVIGGFAHINNIVDVPSSIYNLFSDQLPTNKQKYNKKTLETLVGLAFVQPLTRLSSYKCIAQSLLRRKIKRKKGDAKYNIDDQINRVVSSLDALIDEQEKKRKEADVTKVFWETIGKSLDQYRTPERRLIRDSKSRPLNLVNPGRFSSHWFILFNDLFVHISGSTPSVHSLEILWVEAISNTDSLQNVIQLTTPEEVISVTTTSEEEKTEWIHILNTSVKTALNKDSAYKPPAIRTASYTFSSKHSFYKDAKYTGRWLDGKVHGNGKVEWPDGKLYVGQFQLNTLCGHGKMEIPGVGLYEGQWKDNLQNGFGIMKYTSGDIYEGYFKDGQPHGHGIKKQGDFTTSTATIYTGEWINGARQGYGVMDDIGKGEKYLGNWGDNKKHGCGLIVTLDGIYYEGLFTQDVLTGHGVMVFEDGTHYEGEFRSAGVFSGKGVLTFSSGDKVEGSLSGHWTDGIKISNGVMHLNVSDPALCANSKPNSFGKLSVVPNQKWNALFRQCFQSMGVSDTALTPTGNHFINGPSDDNTKIWQNVAVAISCSHKDKHAKPAKKSNGSDIEKSVDCLEVIPQFGQKTLTLNDYTELKQYLFNACESTHHPLGQLVLSLTNAFNTTYGGVRVHPLLLSHAVKELKSITTRLYQVVQLLFPALPPEGNDVVLPYKSENESEDNDDSNPIDGEVVSAASLLQPTLLPRVHPALFVLYALHNKREDDLYWRRLLKWNRQPDTTLMAFLGIDQKFWTTSSANPQTSPTFSPMKEQLFHEAVETLQQLKTTFSPIEKLLVIRSTFQKMTTAVQQELGHHYLWSMDELFPVFHFVVVRARILQLGSEIHFVEDFLEPGMQHGELGLMFTTLKACYFQILQEKMSINP